GTTTGAACGTGCCGCAGCAATCGACCTTGCCGGCCGAAACGTGTTAGAGGCTGTTCAAATGTCCGTCAACCCGAAAGTCATCGAAACGCCGTTCATCGCCGGTGTGGCCATGGACGGGATTGAAGTGAAAGCGAAAGCCCGGATCACGGTTCGTGCCAACATCGACCGTCTTGTCGGGGGTGCCGGAGAAGAGACGATTATCGCCCGTGTCGGTGAAGGGGTCGTCTCGACGATCGGTTCGCAACATAACCATAAACACGTTTTGGAAAATCCGGATATGATTTCACGTACCGTATTGACGAAAGGTCTTGATTCAGGGACCGCGTTTGAAATCTTGTCCATCGATATCGCCGACATTGATATCGGTAAAAACATCGGAGCGGTTCTTCAGACCGACCAAGCCGAGGCTGATAAGAAAATCGCGCAAGCGAAAGCGGAAGAACGCCGCGCGATGGCGATCGCCCGCGAGCAAGAGATGAAGTCATCAGTCGAAGAGATGCGCGCGAAAGTTGTCGCGGCCGAGGCTGAAGTCCCACTCGCGATGGCAGATGCGCTTCGCCACGGCAAGCTCGGTGTCATGGACTACGTCAACTACTTGAACGTCCAAGCCGATACAGAAATGCGTAAAGCGATCGGTCACCCAGTCGAATCTGACAAAGAGTGATCGGGATGGATGGACTTTTGGTACTACTCCTCGCCGCATTCGGGATCGCTTCGGCGGTCATGAAGCGGATGGAGAAATCATCTTCTACTGGAGAACGGCCGCCGAGTACGGATTTGAAACGCTATCTCGATACGGTCGGTGACATGATGAAAGAAGTCGAGGCGACATTTGACGAGCCGCGCGATGGCAAGGAAAAACCGACGCCGCAAAAACTGCGTCGTCGTGTCGCTGCCCCAGCTGAATCAAGAGAGTCTCAGCCGCCGCGCCGGCGGGAAGAATTACCGCACGTGAGTGCGCAGTTCGAACAGACGGTCAAGATTCCGCCGATTTCGGAGGCAACCGAGTCGCGGCCGCAACCGCAACCGCGCATGTCGATGAAGCAAGTTCGGCAAGCTGTCGTTTGGAGTGAAATTTTGCAGCCGCCGGTGTCGAAACGCCGTCGCTAAGCCTGAAGCAGTGACATTGAGTCACTGCTTCTTTTTGTGGCCAAAACGGACGGTCTTTCTTTCACGAACGGCTTGATAGTGCTAAAGTAAAGAAGGAACAATCTACTGATGGGGAGGAGAAACAACCATTGATTATGACTGATAAGATACCGTTCGTCATGGAACATGCGAACGAAGCACAGGCACTCCTCGGGCCGAAAGACGAGGTTTTTCACGCTATCGAGGCAGAACTCGCGGTCGCACTCACTCCTCGTGGAGAAGAATTGATCATTCAGGCCGATACTGCTGACACACTTGAATTGACGAAAACCGTCATCAAGACGCTACAACAGCTTGTCAAAAAAGGGGCTCGCTTGAACGAGAGTGATGCCATCAGCGTGATTCAACATATCAAGGTCGGCAAAGGCGATGAACTGCTCGAGCATTATGAGCGGGTCGTCTTCACGACGAACAAAGGCAAACCGATCCGGGCGAAGACAGTCGGACAAAGCCGCTACGTTCGTGCCATTGAAAAACGCGATCTTGTCTTCGGAATCGGGCCGGCCGGGACCGGAAAGACCTATCTGGCCGTCGTTTTGGCAGCACGGGCATTGAAAGAAGGACAAGTCAAACGTATTATTTTGACGCGTCCAGCCGTCGAAGCAGGGGAAAACTTGGGTTTCTTGCCAGGTGACTTGAAAGAGAAAGTCGATCCATACTTACGTCCGCTCTATGACGCCTTGTTTGACGTCTATGGCGTCGAGCAGACGAATCGGTTGCTCGAACGTGGCACAATCGAAGTCGCCCCGCTCGCCTATATGCGAGGACGCACGCTTGAAGATGCGTTCGTCATTTTAGATGAGGCGCAGAACACGACGAAAGAGCAGATGAAAATGTTCTTGACGCGACTCGGTTTCGGGTCGAAAATGGTCGTCACCGGCGACTTGACGCAAGTGGATTTACCTAAAGGGAAGGCGTCAGGTCTTCAAGAGGCGTTACACCTGCTCGAGCGAGTCGAAGGGATTCATTTCGAACACTTCACGTCGTCCGATGTCGTTCGACATCCGCTCGTCAAGAAAATTATTAACGCCTATAGTACCGAACTCACATAACAAAAAGGGGGGGCACTGATGCAGCAAGCACGTCATTGGACGGTCGCGACAATCTCCGTCCTCTTTTTTCTCATTCTAGGCGCGATTCTCTATTTTACGGTGCGCCCATCGATTATTAGCGTCGAACCGCTCGGGATTGCCGAACAGGATATCCGCTCGCCCATCACGGTCGAGGACCGAACGGCGACGGAACGGTTGCAACAAGAAGCCGTCAATGGCGTCGGTAGTCAATTTTCGCTCCGACGCGAGTTTGCCGATCAACAAATCGCCAAAGTCGAGCAATTGTTCGCGGCGTTCGAGGAGACGGAAGAAGAGACCGAACTCTCGGATATTAAGAACCGGTTGAACTCGACCGAAGTGAATGGCTTTCTCGGTGACGACGAGTTGAATCTATTGCTCGAGGCGAGTGAGAACACGCGTCGAACGGTCGAAGACGTCACCGTGACGGCGCTCCAAGAAGTAATGGGCAACCGCATCGAGACGAGCTCACAGTCGATTTCAGAAGCGAGAGACCGGGCCGAGACGCTCGTCGACCAATCCCCGCTCTCACTCGAGTTCCGGGCCATCGCCAACAGCCTGAGCGATCAATTGATCGTCCCGAACTACGTGTTCGACTCTGAGGCGACGCGCGAGAAAGAACAGCAGGCGCTCGACGCGGTCGAGCCGGTCATCATCCAAGAAGGACAATTGCTCGTCAATCAAGGCGAGGTCGTGACACGTGAGATTTATCGGAAGCTCGAATTGACCGGTGCGATCGACCCGAACCGTTCGTTCGCACCGCTGTTCGGGGCTTACTTACTGAGCGGACTGTTGACGACCGGATTTCTGTTCATGTTGATCCGGTCGAAGATTCAACAGTTGTTGCTTCGTCCTAAAATTTTGATTACCGTTTACGGGTTGTTACTGCTTCAACTCGGCATCTTTTTCGGGGTCGGCTATATCGGCATCGAGTTTACGACGTACGCATACGTGCTCGCACCGACGGCGTTCGTTGTCCTCTTGCTCCGTATCCTTGTCGATGAGCGGGTCGCGCTCGCCTCGGCACTCATTACGATGATCGCCGGATCGATCGTGGCGAGTTTCGGGCAAAACACGAGCTTCATGACGGTCGTCTATTTTGCGACCGGTAGTTTCCTGGCTGTCTTCCTCGTCGAACCGAAGATTCAGCGGAAACGCTTATTCTTGTCAGGTGTCTTGCTCGGCATCATCAACATCATTATGGTGCTCGCGCTCTTGTTTCTGCGTAACACGGTAGTGACATGGGAGATGGTCGCGTATCTGTCAGGCTTCGCGATCACGAGTGCCCTGTTATCAATCGTGCTCACGTTCGGCTTCCTGCCGTTCCTCGAGCCGTGGTTCGGCGTCTTGTCATCGGGTCGCTTGATCGAATTGATGAGCCCGACGCACCCGCTGTTGCGGAAATTGTTGATGGAGGCACCGGGTACGTATCATCACAGCATGATGGTCGCCAACCTGGCTGAATCGGCTTGCGAGGCGATCGGCGCCGACGGACTGCTCGCACGGGTCGCTAGTTATTACCATGATCTTGGGAAGACCGAGCGGCCGCTCCACTTCATCGAGAACCAACAGAGCGGCGTCAACCCGCACGACCGGCTCACGCCGGAAGAATCGGCCGACATCATCATGGCCCATCCGTATGACGGTGCTGATCTGTTGCGCCGCTACAAGCTACCGAAAGAAATCATCGATATCGCCGAGCAACATCACGGCACGTCATTGTTGAAGTTCTTTTATGTGAAAGCGAAAGAGACACGAGATGTCACTGAGTCGCGCTTCCGTTACCCGGGACCGAAACCGCAGACGCGCGAGGCGGCGGTCGTCATGATCGTCGATTCGATTGAGGCGGCGGTAAGGTCACAGAAGCAGCCGACACCAGAACGGATCCGGCAACTCGTCAGCGCGATCATCCGTGACAAGTTGCAAGACGGACAGTTCGAAGACTGCGAGTTGACGACGAAAGAAGTATGGCGGGTCGGGGAGAGCGCGTGTGAGACGTTGACCGGCTTGTTCCATGAACGGATCGAGTACCCAGAACTGAAGAAAGAAGGCGAATTACATGCAAATCATTTCGAACGATGAGCACGGGTTGTTGACCGATGCTCAAGTCGAGCTCGTCGAATCTATTTTGATGCACGCAGCGCTCGAAGAGGACATTGAAGAACCGAGCGAACTGTCGGTCACCTTTTTGACGAACGACGAGATTCAAGCAATCAATCGGGAATGGCGCGGGAAAGATGCGCCGACCGACGTGATCAGTTTTGCTTTTGACGAGATGGGCGAAGAAGAGATGGATTTCATGCTCGATGAAGACGAGCCTCGTCTCCTTGGCGATTTACTCATCTCGGTCGATCGTTGCCGCGAACAGGCGGCCGACTATGGCCACTCGTTCGAACGAGAACTCGGATTTTTGGCCATTCATGGCTTCTTACATCTCCTCGGCTATGATCACATGACGCCTGAGGAAGAAGCGGAGATGACGGCGCGCCAAGAACAAGTGCTCGCTCACTTCGAGCTGAAACGAGGCGAAGTGTGAAACCGTTCTGGTTCGCCGTGCACGGCATCGTGCACGCAGTGCGGACCGAACGCAACATGCTGATTCATCTCGCATCGAGCCTGCTCGTCGTCGTATTTGCCTGGTGGCTCCCAACGACGAAACTCGAGAACTTGATTCTGTTCGGTTGGGTCGTACTCGTCATCGCGCTCGAGCTGATGAACACGGCAGTCGAGCGCACGGTCGACCTCGTCACGAAAGACATCAAACCGTTAGCGAAGCAAGCGAAAGACGTCGCAGCCGGATCAGTGCTCGTTGCCGCCATCGGGGCCGCCATCACGGCACTTTTCATTTTTGGCCCTTATGTAATCGACAAATTCGTTATATGATTGAACGTATTGGAAATTTAGAAAGCAGGTGCACTATGTATCAAGAAGATTTTAAATCAGGGTTTGTGTCCATCATCGGTCGTCCGAACGTCGGGAAATCGACGTTCTTGAATCGGGTCATCGGACAAAAGATTGCCATCATGTCAGACAAGCCGCAGACGACGCGCAACAAGGTCCAAGGTGTATATACGACGGATGATTCGCAAATCATCTTTATCGACACGCCAGGGATTCATAAGCCGAAACACCGTCTCGGCGATTTCATGATGAAAGTCGCGACGAACGCACTCCGTGAAGTCGACGCGATCCTCTTCATGGTCAACGTCACGGAACCGCGCGGCGCCGGCGATGAGTTCATCATCGAGAAGTTAAAAGGGCTCGATACGCCAATCATCCTCGTCATGAACAAAATCGATTTGATTCATCCGGACGAGATTCCGGCTGTCATCGAGCAGTATACGAACCAACTCGATTTCGCGGCGTACGTCCCGATCTCGGCACTTCAGGGCAATAACGTCGAACCGCTCCTTAAAGAAATCAAAAAGTTGCTCCCGGAAGGACCGATGTATTACCCGGCCGACCAAGTGACCGACCACCCGGAACGGTTCATCATCTCTGAATTGATTCGCGAGAAAGTGCTCCATAAGACGCGTGATGAAGTGCCGCACTCAATCGCGGTCGCCATCGAATCGATCAAGAAACGGGAAAACTCGGAAATGATTGATGTCGAGGCCGTGATCATGGTCGAGCGTGATTCGCAAAAAGGAATCGTCATCGGCAAAAAAGGTGCGATGCTCCGCGAAATCGGGACAGAAGCACGCCACGACATCGAGGCGCTCCTCGGGACAAAAGTGTATTTGAACCTATGGGTGAAAGTGCAAAAAGATTGGCGTAACAAGATGGGTCAACTCCGCGACCTCGGTTTCCGCGACGACGAGTATTAAGCCATGTTGCAAAAGGTCACGGGAATCGTCATTCGGACGGTCAATTACGGGGAGTCGAACAAAGTCGTCACGTTGTTCACCGAAGAGCTCGGAAAAGTCGCCGTCATGGCACGAGGGGCGAAAAAGCCGGGCAGCCGTCTGCATGCGTCGAGCCAGCCTTTCGTCGAGGCGGTGTATATTTTCCCGGCGAGCCGTGGCCTCGGTCAACTGAAGTCGTCGGATGTGATCACGTCCTATCCGGAAATCCGGAAAGACGTCGAGCGCATGGCGTACGCCATGTACTGGCTCGAGCTCGTCGACCGCACCGTCGAGGACCGCGTCCCGAACCGCCCGCTCTATCGCATCTTGAACGACGCCCTGCAGGCGCTCAATGCAGGGATGGACCCGGATGTGATCACGCACCACTTTGAACTGCGCATTTTGCACTTGCTCGGGGTCGCACCCGTTTTGACCGGGTGCATCCGTTGCAACGATGTGACCGACCCGATGTATTTTTCAGTGGCGGCCGGTGGTTTTCTTTGCTCGCGTCACCAAGAAGAAGGGTCGGCCCGCATGAGCGAACGTCTAGCGAAGCTCCTCTATTTGATGAGCCGACACGAGCTGTCCGAATTCAGTAACGTCCCGCTCACAAAAGAGACGCGGATTCTGCTCAGGCAGCTGTTCGACGCCTATATGGAATCATACAGTGGCTTGCGGCTGAAGACGAAACGTGTCCTCGATCAAATGCAGCGCCTTTACTTGAACGATGATTGACTTTTTCGACAAGATTCGATACCATAATCTACGATTAGACAAATGAAATAGCGTGCGCAATGAAGGAAACGAGTAGCTTTTACGCCATGGGTACAGCGAGTTCGGGGAGGTGGGAGCCGAACGCCAGGGGGAAGTGAATGGCAATTCCGGAGCGCCCACAATCCAAAGAGTGGCCTCATCTCGAGGCAAGTAGGGTGGAACCGCGGGTAATCCCGTCCCTATGTGCATGGCACATAGGGGCGTTTTTTGTCGTTTCAATACTTTTGGAGGTGTCACATATGAAGCACATGACCGTGCAAGAAATTATTTTGACGTTACAAAATTTCTGGGCGTCGAAAGGCTGCTTGACAATGCAAGCGTATGACGTTGAGAAAGGGGCCGGTACGATGAACCCGATGACGTTCTTACGGAGTCTCGGACCAGAGCCGTGGAACGTCTGTTACACGGAGCCATCACGTCGTCCGGCGGATGGACGGTACGGTGAAAACCCGAACCGTTTGTATCAGCATCATCAGTTCCAAGTCATCATGAAGCCGTCACCGAGCAACATCCAAGAGCTTTACTTAGAAAGTTTAGAGTTGATCGGAATCAATCCGCTCGAGCACGATATCCGTTTCGTCGAAGACAACTGGGAAAACCCGACGTTCGGCGCGGCCGGTCTAGGTTGGGAAGTTTGGTTGAACGGGATGGAGATCACCCAGTTCACGTATTTCCAACAAGTCGGTGGTATCGAGTGTGACCCGATCGCCGTCGAGATCACATACGGTCTCGAACGTCTCGCGTCGTACATCCAAGAAGTCGAGAGCGTGTTTGACCTCGTCTGGACGGACGGATTCAAGTATGGGGACATCTTCTACCAGCCCGAGTATGAACACTCAAAATATACGTTCGAACTTTCAGACGTCGACATGTTGTTCACGTTGTTCGATACGTACGAAAAAGAAGCGAAGCGTGCCCTTGACGAGAACCTCGTCTTCCCGGCTTACGACTATATCCTCAAATGTTCGCATACGTTCAACCTACTCGATGCGAAAGGCGCCATCTCGGTGACGGAACGGACCGGTTTCATCCAACGTGTCCGCAACATGTCCCGTGCGTGTGCTGCCAAATTTATCGAAGAGCGGGAACGTCTCGGTTTCCCACTTTTGAACCAAGAGAAAGCAGGTGCCCTTGATGCGTGACCTTTTATTAGAAATCGGACTTGAAGAATTACCAGCTCAATACGTCCTCCGTTCGGAGAAACAATTGGCAGAGCGTGTGACCGCCTTCTTGACGGACGCCCGTGTCCAGTTCGGGACATTGACCGTCTATTCAACACCGCGCCGTCTCGCCGTTCTTGTCAAAGACGTCGAAGAGAAGCAACAAGACTTGACGGAGACGCTTCGCGGGCCGGCGAAAAAGATCGCTCAAGACGCTGAAGGAAACTGGTCGAAAGCAGCCGCTGGGTTTGCCCGTGGCCGCGGTCTCTCGGTCGACGACTTGTACTTCGCTGAAGAGAAAGGTGTCGAGTACGTGTTCGCAGACCGTCACGAGTCAGGTCAGGCGACGAGCACGCTGCTTCCGGCACTCGAAGACGTCGTCCGTGGTATGACGTTCCCGAAAAACATGAAGTGGGGCACGAGCAGTCTCCGCTACATGCGTCCGATTCGTTGGCTCGTCGCGTTATTCGGTGCCGAGCAAATCGATTTTGAAATCGAAGGCGTAAAGACAGGAAACGTGACACGTGGTCACCGCTTCTTGAGTAAAGGTGACGTCACGATCGCCGAGCCGGCCGCCTACGCCGAGACGCTCGAACGTGAATTCGTCGTCGCGTCATATGAAGACCGAAAGGCCCGCATCGAACGTCAAATCGACGAGTTGGCTTCTGAGCAAGGGTGGACGGTTCCGCTCGACGCGTCGTTGCTCGAGGAAGTGACAAACCTCGTCGAATGGCCGACTGCGCTGTTCGGTGAATTCGATGCAAGCTATCTCGAACTTCCGGAAGAAGTATTGATCACGACGATGAAAGAACATCAGCGCTATTTCCCAGTTTATATCGGTGAAACGCTCAAAAACTATTTCGTGACCGTCCGTAACGGAAATGCTGAACACCTTCAAAACGTTGCCAAAGGGAACGAGAAGGTCATCCGGGCTCGCTTGGCAGATGCCGTCTTCTTCTATGAGGAAGACCAAAAGACGAAGATTGACGATCAACTCGTCCGTCTCGACCGCATCGTCTTCCATGAGAAGTTGGGGACGACGGGAGACAAGGTCCGTCGGGTGGAACAACTCGCCGGAACGCTGGCGCCATTGTTCAATGCGGATGCAACCAAAGTCGCCCGGGCTGGAGCTATCCATAAGTTCGACCTCGTCAGCCAAATGGTGTATGAGTTCACAGAACTCCAAGGGGTGATGGGTGAGAAGTATGCGCTCCAACAAGGTGAGGACAAAGAAGTGGCCGCAGCCATCCGTGAACACTATATGCCACGCTTTGCGGGCGACGCGTCACCATCGACGCCAACGGGTGCGGTTCTCGCACTCGCCGATAAATTGGATTCGATCGCTGCATTCTTCGGAATCGGCATGATTCCGAGCGGTTCGCAAGACCCGTTCGCGCTTCGTCGTCAAGCCCAAGGGGTCGTCCAAATTCTAGCGGATTGGAAGATTGCGCTCCCACTCGACAAATTACTTTCACAAGTTGTCGATTCGCAACTTCAGGCAGGACTTTATGATGCCGATAAAGAACAAGTCAAGGCGCAACTAAAAGACTTCTTCATGCTTCGCCTGAAGTATCGTCTCCAAGAACGGCAAGTCCGTTATGACGTCATCGACGCCGTATTAACGACAGAGCTCGCCATCAACCGGCTCGATGCCCGAGCGGACGCGGTTCAAGCCATGCTCGCAAACGATGCGAAACTACTCATTGAGCAATTGACGCGTGTCGTCAATATCGCCAAGAAAGGTGAGGCTGGAGAGGTCGATCCGGCATTGTTCGAAAACAAAGAAGAGAACGAACTCCATGTCGCCATCGAAGCGACGCTACCGGAAACGGAGCGAGCCGTCGAAAATGGGGATTATCATCAAGCGATCGCGTCATTGCGCGTATTGGAACAACCGATTAGCGCTTATTTCGAAAATACAATGGTCATGAGCGACGTTGAAGCGATTCGCGAGAACCGTCTGCGCGAGATGAAACGACTCGCCATGACAATCGAGAGCGTCGCCGACTTTAGCGCGCTCGTACTCTGACCAAACTTGAGGGGGTTGGCTATGCAGCTGAATGAACGCCAACAGAAGATCGTTGAGATCGTCAGGGTCAATGGACCGATCACGGGTGAGCAGATCGCGCAAGAGCTGTCGCTCACTCGCGCCACGCTCCGCCCGGACCTGGCCATCTTGACGATGACTGGAATACTAGAAGCCCG
This sequence is a window from Exiguobacterium mexicanum. Protein-coding genes within it:
- the floA gene encoding flotillin-like protein FloA (flotillin-like protein involved in membrane lipid rafts) → MTPELLTTLLISGGGLIALAVFFTFVPVGLWISSFAAGVHVSIFTLIGMRLRRVVPSKIVNPLIKAVKAGIGLNTNQLESHFLAGGNVDRVVNALIAAHRADIELSFERAAAIDLAGRNVLEAVQMSVNPKVIETPFIAGVAMDGIEVKAKARITVRANIDRLVGGAGEETIIARVGEGVVSTIGSQHNHKHVLENPDMISRTVLTKGLDSGTAFEILSIDIADIDIGKNIGAVLQTDQAEADKKIAQAKAEERRAMAIAREQEMKSSVEEMRAKVVAAEAEVPLAMADALRHGKLGVMDYVNYLNVQADTEMRKAIGHPVESDKE
- the glyS gene encoding glycine--tRNA ligase subunit beta; protein product: MRDLLLEIGLEELPAQYVLRSEKQLAERVTAFLTDARVQFGTLTVYSTPRRLAVLVKDVEEKQQDLTETLRGPAKKIAQDAEGNWSKAAAGFARGRGLSVDDLYFAEEKGVEYVFADRHESGQATSTLLPALEDVVRGMTFPKNMKWGTSSLRYMRPIRWLVALFGAEQIDFEIEGVKTGNVTRGHRFLSKGDVTIAEPAAYAETLEREFVVASYEDRKARIERQIDELASEQGWTVPLDASLLEEVTNLVEWPTALFGEFDASYLELPEEVLITTMKEHQRYFPVYIGETLKNYFVTVRNGNAEHLQNVAKGNEKVIRARLADAVFFYEEDQKTKIDDQLVRLDRIVFHEKLGTTGDKVRRVEQLAGTLAPLFNADATKVARAGAIHKFDLVSQMVYEFTELQGVMGEKYALQQGEDKEVAAAIREHYMPRFAGDASPSTPTGAVLALADKLDSIAAFFGIGMIPSGSQDPFALRRQAQGVVQILADWKIALPLDKLLSQVVDSQLQAGLYDADKEQVKAQLKDFFMLRLKYRLQERQVRYDVIDAVLTTELAINRLDARADAVQAMLANDAKLLIEQLTRVVNIAKKGEAGEVDPALFENKEENELHVAIEATLPETERAVENGDYHQAIASLRVLEQPISAYFENTMVMSDVEAIRENRLREMKRLAMTIESVADFSALVL
- a CDS encoding diacylglycerol kinase family protein gives rise to the protein MKPFWFAVHGIVHAVRTERNMLIHLASSLLVVVFAWWLPTTKLENLILFGWVVLVIALELMNTAVERTVDLVTKDIKPLAKQAKDVAAGSVLVAAIGAAITALFIFGPYVIDKFVI
- a CDS encoding HD family phosphohydrolase; this encodes MQQARHWTVATISVLFFLILGAILYFTVRPSIISVEPLGIAEQDIRSPITVEDRTATERLQQEAVNGVGSQFSLRREFADQQIAKVEQLFAAFEETEEETELSDIKNRLNSTEVNGFLGDDELNLLLEASENTRRTVEDVTVTALQEVMGNRIETSSQSISEARDRAETLVDQSPLSLEFRAIANSLSDQLIVPNYVFDSEATREKEQQALDAVEPVIIQEGQLLVNQGEVVTREIYRKLELTGAIDPNRSFAPLFGAYLLSGLLTTGFLFMLIRSKIQQLLLRPKILITVYGLLLLQLGIFFGVGYIGIEFTTYAYVLAPTAFVVLLLRILVDERVALASALITMIAGSIVASFGQNTSFMTVVYFATGSFLAVFLVEPKIQRKRLFLSGVLLGIINIIMVLALLFLRNTVVTWEMVAYLSGFAITSALLSIVLTFGFLPFLEPWFGVLSSGRLIELMSPTHPLLRKLLMEAPGTYHHSMMVANLAESACEAIGADGLLARVASYYHDLGKTERPLHFIENQQSGVNPHDRLTPEESADIIMAHPYDGADLLRRYKLPKEIIDIAEQHHGTSLLKFFYVKAKETRDVTESRFRYPGPKPQTREAAVVMIVDSIEAAVRSQKQPTPERIRQLVSAIIRDKLQDGQFEDCELTTKEVWRVGESACETLTGLFHERIEYPELKKEGELHANHFER
- the recO gene encoding DNA repair protein RecO; translated protein: MLQKVTGIVIRTVNYGESNKVVTLFTEELGKVAVMARGAKKPGSRLHASSQPFVEAVYIFPASRGLGQLKSSDVITSYPEIRKDVERMAYAMYWLELVDRTVEDRVPNRPLYRILNDALQALNAGMDPDVITHHFELRILHLLGVAPVLTGCIRCNDVTDPMYFSVAAGGFLCSRHQEEGSARMSERLAKLLYLMSRHELSEFSNVPLTKETRILLRQLFDAYMESYSGLRLKTKRVLDQMQRLYLNDD
- a CDS encoding PhoH family protein, whose product is MTDKIPFVMEHANEAQALLGPKDEVFHAIEAELAVALTPRGEELIIQADTADTLELTKTVIKTLQQLVKKGARLNESDAISVIQHIKVGKGDELLEHYERVVFTTNKGKPIRAKTVGQSRYVRAIEKRDLVFGIGPAGTGKTYLAVVLAARALKEGQVKRIILTRPAVEAGENLGFLPGDLKEKVDPYLRPLYDALFDVYGVEQTNRLLERGTIEVAPLAYMRGRTLEDAFVILDEAQNTTKEQMKMFLTRLGFGSKMVVTGDLTQVDLPKGKASGLQEALHLLERVEGIHFEHFTSSDVVRHPLVKKIINAYSTELT
- the glyQ gene encoding glycine--tRNA ligase subunit alpha — its product is MTVQEIILTLQNFWASKGCLTMQAYDVEKGAGTMNPMTFLRSLGPEPWNVCYTEPSRRPADGRYGENPNRLYQHHQFQVIMKPSPSNIQELYLESLELIGINPLEHDIRFVEDNWENPTFGAAGLGWEVWLNGMEITQFTYFQQVGGIECDPIAVEITYGLERLASYIQEVESVFDLVWTDGFKYGDIFYQPEYEHSKYTFELSDVDMLFTLFDTYEKEAKRALDENLVFPAYDYILKCSHTFNLLDAKGAISVTERTGFIQRVRNMSRACAAKFIEERERLGFPLLNQEKAGALDA
- the ybeY gene encoding rRNA maturation RNase YbeY — translated: MQIISNDEHGLLTDAQVELVESILMHAALEEDIEEPSELSVTFLTNDEIQAINREWRGKDAPTDVISFAFDEMGEEEMDFMLDEDEPRLLGDLLISVDRCREQAADYGHSFERELGFLAIHGFLHLLGYDHMTPEEEAEMTARQEQVLAHFELKRGEV
- the era gene encoding GTPase Era; protein product: MYQEDFKSGFVSIIGRPNVGKSTFLNRVIGQKIAIMSDKPQTTRNKVQGVYTTDDSQIIFIDTPGIHKPKHRLGDFMMKVATNALREVDAILFMVNVTEPRGAGDEFIIEKLKGLDTPIILVMNKIDLIHPDEIPAVIEQYTNQLDFAAYVPISALQGNNVEPLLKEIKKLLPEGPMYYPADQVTDHPERFIISELIREKVLHKTRDEVPHSIAVAIESIKKRENSEMIDVEAVIMVERDSQKGIVIGKKGAMLREIGTEARHDIEALLGTKVYLNLWVKVQKDWRNKMGQLRDLGFRDDEY